In Nostoc sp. UHCC 0926, a single genomic region encodes these proteins:
- a CDS encoding PfaB family protein: protein MEKIAIIGLSCLFPDAKNPEEFWQNIIAQKDSTSSATVEEIGVDPTIFHNPVKGTPDKTYSLKGGYIRNFQFNPSEYNLPSEFVASLDNTFKWSLYAAKQAIVQSGYWDNQNVLAKCGVILGNLSFPTKLSNQLFSPIYQQAITPAVRELLQYEDFDLAVPSATKASLYNAMISGLPASIIAQAFSLSQINLCLDAACSSSFYAIKLASHYLWSHKADVMLAGAISCADSLFVRMLFSGVQGYAENGISRPLDKSSRGLIPADGVGMVMLKRYSDAVRDGDNILATICGNGLSNDGKGKHLLSPNPKGQVLAFERAYNEANFSPKTIDYLECHATGTLLGDTTEFNSIETFFGQNQAVPLVGSAKANTGHLLTAAGMVGLTKVILSMSHGVIPPTINVSDPLTSEKSTISADKIVRTATAWPNNNAPIKRAAISAFGFGGTNSHLILEQGTTTQPVELTAPLPPVKVAIIGMDAFFGNCNGLDAFERSIYDGTQHFTSLPPQRWHGIENQENVLKEYGLTDGKSPVGAYIKDFEIDTLSCKIPPNEIEKLNPQQLLLLKVSDRAVKDAKLQEGGNVAVIVAAETEFSVHQLQQRWNLSWQVKDGLLNQDISLPAEHLSQLETIVKDSIHQPVEIGEYVSHIANIMASRISALWNFTGPAFTISAGENSALKALEVGQMLLATGEVDAVVVGAVDLAGGVENVLFRNQFAPINTGVNTLSFDQQANGWTVGEGAGAVVLKRYEAAKEDNERIYAVIDAMSFAQGNSTVSNALVKPDASAISNVCKQAFEMADIQPTDVNYVEVFGSGIPQEDEAEITGLLQAYPKVGNGLHCALGSVKANIGHTYTASGIASLIKTALCLYYRYIPATPKWSGVKTPQVWSDSPFYVAMESRPWFVDKGGTRRIAAINSMGIDGSYAHLILSEEPSQEERDNRYLQQMPFHLFPIAVSDRSNIPDLLNHFQNSIETSSSLATTASQTFATFEQHSEPKYVLSIAGRNTKELLKEIESARKGINNAFEKGTDWQTPIGSYFTAKPLGKTGAVAYVYPAAVNSYIGIGRSVFRLFPKVFEDLKSNNLYNRAADVEKLVYPRSLPKLTTRQLETLEKQLLDDSLAMFESEIAFARYMTAIFRDDFQVKPQCVFGYSLGETSMMVAQGVWSNFEGGSNTLNSSPLFGDKLSGPKNAVREYWALTDSPNNNFWNTYVLMATPSKIRECLKHENRVYLTQINTPEEVLIAGDDAACKRVIQTLGCNAFPAPFDHVIHCEAMRSQYEEIKKVNTLPSQNLPGIVFYSAADYQPITLDSDTIAHNIAKGLCQELDFPQLVNRVYGDGVKIFLEAGAGNVCSRWIDKILGNQEHITVSLNRRGMDDHAAMVKALAKLLSHQVNLDLSPLYSKAQETVNSKKATLRTVTLGGKAIAATILSDENRKLVEDFAGDLRSDVFKIQHPKIPNFQQSEITDSLNTSNQITQEESYPPNILPQPEEVKPKNIIDNVFEPREQLQSSESSAIRQQILLSSPPVITQKISSIISMFDLNKTQYQKLNANNSKITKAHTAFLQARQDYSQQMSEIIQLQLACAQNLLNEES from the coding sequence GTGGAAAAAATAGCCATCATCGGATTATCATGCCTATTCCCCGATGCTAAAAACCCTGAAGAATTCTGGCAAAATATTATTGCTCAAAAAGATTCAACATCCTCTGCAACAGTCGAAGAAATCGGAGTAGATCCGACAATCTTTCACAATCCAGTTAAAGGTACACCAGACAAAACCTATTCCCTCAAAGGCGGATACATCCGCAACTTCCAGTTTAATCCTTCTGAATACAATCTACCATCAGAATTTGTTGCTAGTTTAGATAACACCTTCAAATGGTCATTGTATGCCGCCAAACAAGCGATTGTACAAAGTGGTTATTGGGATAATCAAAATGTCCTGGCAAAATGCGGCGTAATTTTAGGTAATTTGTCATTTCCGACAAAATTATCTAATCAACTATTCTCTCCAATTTACCAGCAAGCGATTACTCCTGCTGTCAGAGAACTTTTGCAGTATGAAGACTTTGATTTAGCTGTCCCAAGTGCAACTAAAGCCTCTTTATACAATGCGATGATATCTGGTTTACCAGCATCTATCATTGCTCAAGCCTTCTCATTGTCCCAGATTAATTTATGTCTGGATGCTGCTTGTTCATCATCATTTTATGCTATTAAACTAGCATCTCATTACTTATGGTCACACAAAGCTGATGTCATGTTAGCTGGAGCCATCAGTTGTGCAGATTCGCTATTCGTGCGGATGTTATTTTCCGGGGTTCAAGGGTATGCAGAAAACGGCATCAGTCGCCCCTTAGATAAATCTTCTAGAGGGTTAATTCCTGCCGATGGTGTTGGGATGGTGATGCTGAAAAGATATTCTGATGCCGTCAGAGATGGTGATAATATTCTCGCTACTATCTGCGGTAATGGACTCTCCAATGATGGCAAAGGTAAACACTTACTTAGCCCTAATCCTAAAGGACAAGTCTTAGCTTTTGAACGAGCCTATAATGAGGCAAACTTTAGTCCCAAAACCATCGATTATCTAGAGTGTCATGCCACTGGCACATTACTAGGAGATACAACCGAATTCAACTCTATAGAAACATTCTTTGGTCAAAATCAAGCTGTGCCTTTGGTAGGTTCTGCTAAGGCGAATACTGGTCACTTGCTAACTGCTGCGGGCATGGTTGGCTTGACTAAGGTGATTTTGAGTATGTCTCATGGTGTAATTCCACCAACCATAAATGTTTCTGACCCTTTAACATCAGAAAAAAGTACAATTTCCGCCGATAAAATTGTTAGAACAGCTACAGCATGGCCTAATAATAACGCACCAATTAAACGGGCTGCTATTAGCGCTTTTGGTTTTGGCGGCACTAATTCTCATCTGATTTTAGAACAAGGAACTACAACACAACCAGTTGAATTAACAGCACCTCTTCCACCTGTGAAAGTCGCCATTATCGGCATGGATGCCTTTTTTGGTAACTGCAATGGTTTAGATGCTTTTGAACGCAGTATTTATGATGGAACACAGCATTTTACTTCCCTACCGCCTCAAAGATGGCATGGGATAGAAAATCAAGAAAATGTCCTGAAAGAGTACGGTTTAACAGACGGGAAATCACCAGTTGGGGCATATATCAAAGATTTTGAAATCGATACTTTATCGTGCAAAATCCCACCAAATGAAATCGAAAAGTTAAACCCACAACAATTGTTACTCCTCAAGGTTAGCGATCGCGCCGTGAAAGATGCGAAACTACAGGAGGGTGGCAATGTGGCAGTTATTGTCGCTGCTGAGACAGAATTCTCTGTGCATCAGCTACAACAAAGATGGAATTTATCTTGGCAAGTTAAGGACGGCTTACTCAACCAAGACATATCTTTACCTGCGGAACACCTTTCCCAACTGGAAACCATTGTTAAAGATAGCATTCACCAACCAGTAGAAATCGGCGAATATGTGAGTCACATCGCCAACATCATGGCGAGTCGGATTTCTGCTTTGTGGAATTTCACTGGCCCGGCATTCACCATCAGCGCTGGCGAAAATTCTGCCCTGAAAGCGTTGGAAGTGGGGCAAATGCTACTCGCTACGGGAGAAGTTGATGCAGTCGTTGTTGGTGCGGTAGATTTAGCCGGTGGTGTGGAAAATGTCTTGTTCCGCAACCAATTTGCACCAATTAACACGGGTGTCAATACGTTGAGTTTTGACCAACAAGCTAATGGCTGGACAGTTGGCGAAGGTGCGGGTGCTGTTGTCCTCAAGCGCTACGAAGCTGCTAAAGAAGACAATGAACGCATCTATGCAGTAATTGATGCCATGAGTTTTGCACAAGGTAATTCTACTGTAAGTAACGCTCTGGTAAAACCTGATGCTTCAGCTATCAGTAATGTCTGCAAACAAGCTTTCGAGATGGCAGATATTCAACCCACAGATGTTAATTATGTAGAAGTGTTCGGTAGTGGCATTCCCCAGGAGGATGAAGCGGAAATCACAGGTTTACTCCAAGCTTATCCGAAAGTGGGCAATGGTTTGCACTGTGCATTAGGCAGCGTCAAAGCCAATATCGGCCACACCTATACAGCATCAGGAATTGCTAGCTTAATCAAAACTGCTCTCTGTCTTTATTACAGGTATATTCCTGCGACACCCAAATGGTCTGGTGTCAAAACACCGCAAGTATGGTCAGATAGTCCCTTCTATGTGGCAATGGAATCAAGACCTTGGTTTGTGGATAAAGGCGGCACACGCAGAATAGCAGCAATTAATAGCATGGGTATAGATGGGAGTTACGCCCATTTAATCTTATCGGAGGAACCCAGTCAAGAGGAGCGTGACAACAGATATTTGCAACAAATGCCTTTTCATTTGTTTCCAATCGCAGTTAGCGATCGCTCCAATATACCCGATTTACTGAACCATTTCCAAAATTCCATCGAAACTAGTTCCTCTTTAGCAACTACCGCTAGCCAAACATTCGCTACCTTTGAGCAGCATTCTGAGCCAAAATACGTCTTATCAATCGCAGGACGTAACACAAAAGAACTACTCAAAGAAATTGAATCGGCTCGCAAAGGTATAAATAATGCCTTTGAGAAAGGGACAGATTGGCAAACACCAATTGGAAGTTATTTTACAGCAAAACCATTGGGTAAAACTGGAGCAGTTGCTTATGTTTACCCCGCAGCAGTCAATTCTTATATTGGCATTGGTCGCAGTGTATTCCGTTTATTTCCTAAAGTCTTCGAGGACTTAAAAAGTAACAATCTCTACAACCGGGCTGCCGATGTTGAAAAGTTGGTTTATCCTAGAAGTTTACCTAAATTGACAACCAGGCAACTAGAAACTCTCGAAAAGCAATTGTTAGATGATTCACTGGCAATGTTTGAAAGTGAAATCGCCTTTGCTAGATACATGACAGCAATTTTCCGAGATGATTTTCAAGTCAAGCCGCAATGCGTTTTTGGGTATAGCTTGGGTGAAACTAGCATGATGGTTGCCCAAGGAGTTTGGAGTAATTTTGAGGGCGGAAGTAATACCTTAAACTCATCACCTCTGTTTGGCGATAAGTTATCTGGGCCGAAAAATGCTGTGCGTGAATATTGGGCATTAACAGATTCACCAAACAACAATTTTTGGAATACTTATGTTCTCATGGCGACTCCATCCAAAATTAGAGAATGCCTGAAACATGAGAATCGCGTCTACTTAACTCAAATCAACACACCAGAGGAAGTATTAATCGCTGGTGATGATGCAGCCTGTAAGCGAGTGATTCAAACTTTAGGTTGCAACGCTTTCCCCGCTCCCTTCGACCATGTGATACATTGTGAAGCGATGCGATCGCAGTACGAGGAAATCAAGAAGGTAAACACCTTACCATCCCAAAATCTGCCCGGTATTGTGTTTTACTCTGCCGCTGATTATCAACCAATTACACTTGATAGCGATACCATCGCGCACAATATTGCTAAAGGATTGTGCCAAGAACTTGATTTTCCGCAATTAGTTAATCGTGTCTACGGTGATGGAGTCAAAATATTTTTAGAAGCAGGCGCAGGTAATGTCTGTTCACGATGGATTGATAAAATTCTCGGCAACCAAGAACATATCACAGTCTCTCTAAATCGTCGAGGAATGGATGACCATGCTGCAATGGTCAAAGCATTAGCAAAACTACTCAGTCATCAGGTGAACTTGGATTTATCACCGTTGTACAGCAAAGCCCAAGAAACTGTTAATTCAAAGAAAGCAACATTGAGAACAGTTACCTTGGGTGGAAAAGCGATCGCTGCTACAATTTTGAGCGACGAAAATCGTAAACTTGTGGAAGATTTCGCTGGGGATCTTAGGAGCGATGTCTTCAAAATACAGCATCCAAAGATACCTAATTTCCAACAATCTGAAATCACAGATTCTCTTAATACTTCCAACCAAATAACCCAAGAAGAAAGTTATCCCCCTAACATCTTGCCTCAGCCAGAAGAAGTAAAACCGAAAAATATCATTGATAACGTTTTTGAACCGAGAGAACAATTACAATCTTCTGAGTCAAGCGCAATTAGACAGCAAATTCTTCTTTCTTCGCCACCTGTCATCACTCAAAAAATTAGTAGCATCATCAGCATGTTCGATTTAAATAAGACACAGTATCAAAAACTTAATGCTAATAATTCAAAGATAACTAAAGCGCACACTGCCTTCTTACAAGCTAGACAAGATTACAGTCAACAAATGAGCGAAATTATTCAATTACAACTAGCTTGCGCCCAAAACTTGCTTAACGAAGAATCTTAA
- a CDS encoding SDR family NAD(P)-dependent oxidoreductase, producing the protein MTQTAQLSPSSVFVVSGGAKGITAECTIRLAQQQPCKFILLGRSELLETEPDFAQNSDESALKKCIMENLLSQGEKPTPMNVQKIYNKITSSREIKKTLAAIEKTGAKAEYISVDVTDTQALQEKLANAVQHLGPITGIIHGAGNLADKLIEKKTEDDFEKVYTAKVQGLENLLACVNPNELQHLVLFSSVTGFYGNPGQSDYAIANEILNKSAHIFKQSYPSCHVVAINWGAWDSGMVTAELKKIFQERKIEIIPIAVGAQMLVKEMDNTNHATAQVVIGSPLVPMAAELDSELRTYRIRRQMTLEANPFLHDHTIAGSPVLPATCAMTWIINASEQLYPGYRLFYYQDFKVLKGITFNETLAKEHILEIEEISKVNLERIELKAKISSKNPEGKTHFHFSAQLNLQREIPDAPIYESLNLEQDNIITTTGKDFYQNGGATLFHGPGFQEVKRVLNISPEKITTECLWPELSAQQQGQFPVQWVNPYTTDLSMHALWVWTQHFHEEGCLPGKVEKFEQFAAIPHNETFYVSCEVIAKTPSSAIANFIIHDRQGKIYSRMLGAHAIIWSMKLLRS; encoded by the coding sequence ATGACACAAACAGCCCAGCTTAGTCCATCATCTGTCTTTGTCGTGAGCGGCGGTGCAAAAGGGATTACGGCTGAGTGTACTATCAGATTAGCCCAACAGCAACCCTGCAAATTCATCCTCCTCGGTCGCTCCGAACTATTAGAAACCGAGCCAGATTTTGCTCAAAACTCTGATGAATCCGCATTGAAAAAATGCATCATGGAAAATCTTCTTTCTCAAGGAGAGAAGCCCACACCCATGAATGTACAAAAAATATATAACAAAATTACCTCCAGCCGCGAAATTAAAAAGACTCTAGCCGCAATTGAAAAAACCGGAGCTAAAGCAGAATATATCAGCGTCGATGTTACAGATACGCAAGCTTTACAAGAAAAACTTGCCAATGCTGTACAACATCTCGGCCCAATTACCGGAATCATCCACGGTGCTGGAAACCTAGCCGATAAGTTAATTGAAAAGAAAACAGAAGATGATTTTGAAAAAGTTTACACTGCCAAAGTTCAGGGATTAGAAAACCTCCTGGCTTGTGTTAACCCTAATGAACTTCAGCATTTAGTTTTGTTTTCTTCAGTAACAGGCTTTTACGGAAATCCTGGACAATCTGATTATGCGATCGCTAATGAAATTCTGAACAAATCAGCCCATATATTTAAGCAAAGCTATCCCTCATGTCATGTCGTCGCTATCAACTGGGGCGCTTGGGACAGTGGGATGGTGACAGCAGAATTAAAGAAGATTTTTCAAGAGCGAAAAATTGAAATAATTCCGATTGCAGTTGGGGCACAAATGCTCGTTAAAGAAATGGATAATACCAATCATGCAACCGCACAAGTTGTTATTGGTAGCCCACTCGTTCCAATGGCGGCGGAGTTAGATTCAGAACTACGAACTTATCGGATTCGTCGCCAAATGACATTGGAGGCTAATCCATTTTTACACGATCATACTATTGCTGGTTCTCCGGTTTTACCCGCAACTTGTGCAATGACCTGGATTATCAATGCTTCGGAACAATTATATCCTGGTTATCGGTTGTTTTATTACCAAGATTTCAAAGTTTTAAAGGGAATTACTTTCAATGAGACATTAGCTAAGGAACATATTTTAGAAATAGAAGAAATTTCCAAAGTTAACCTTGAAAGAATCGAACTTAAAGCCAAAATTTCGAGTAAAAATCCAGAAGGAAAAACCCATTTTCATTTTAGCGCTCAACTTAATCTTCAGCGTGAAATCCCAGATGCACCCATCTATGAATCTCTCAATCTCGAACAAGATAATATCATCACCACTACCGGAAAAGATTTTTACCAAAATGGTGGGGCTACATTATTTCACGGCCCCGGTTTTCAAGAAGTTAAAAGAGTTTTAAACATCAGTCCCGAAAAAATTACAACAGAATGTCTTTGGCCAGAACTCAGCGCCCAGCAACAAGGACAATTCCCTGTCCAATGGGTAAATCCTTATACAACTGACTTGAGTATGCACGCCTTATGGGTTTGGACACAACACTTTCATGAAGAAGGTTGTTTACCTGGAAAAGTAGAAAAATTTGAACAATTTGCAGCAATACCACATAACGAAACTTTTTACGTTTCTTGTGAAGTAATAGCTAAGACACCAAGTAGTGCGATCGCTAACTTCATCATACACGACCGCCAAGGAAAAATATACTCACGAATGCTCGGTGCCCACGCCATCATTTGGTCAATGAAACTACTCCGAAGCTAG